TGTTTCACAAGTGCCAGCCATGTTAACTCGGGGCAAATTGGCGCTAAGTCCACGCAGCATAGATGGTATTAAAGATATTCGTCGTATTTTTAAGGCATGTGAAGATGCTAGCGTAGCTAGTGATAATAAAAGCGACAAAGGTAGTGGTGCACCGTGAAGATCGGCTATTTTCCAGGTTGCTCGCTGCATGCAACGGCGCGTGAGTTTGATGAAAGTTTGCGAGCTATTGCACCAACACTAGATCTTGATCTTACCGAGATTGAAGATTGGGCGTGCTGCGGTGCTACTTCAGCACATGCTACCAATCATCTACTTAGTATAGCTCTGCCAGCGCGCACTTTGGCGCTCGCTGAAGCGCAACAGCATCAACAAGTTTTAGCGCCATGTGCAGCTTGCTATAATCGTTTAGCTACGGCGCATCACCAAGTTGCTAAAGACGCTGCCTTAGCACAAAAGGTAAACAAAGTTCTTGAACGTCCATTTAATAACACGGTTGCGGTACGCAGTATTGCGCAAATATTGCACGAATTAATACCAACCATAAAAAGTAAAGTTAAAACCCCGCTTAAAGATTTAAAGGTAGCATGCTATTACGGATGCTTATTAGTACGCCCGCCGCATTTAGATAATAGTGATGACGCTGAGCAACCACATTCGCTTGAAGAGATTGTGACAGCTACCGGTGCTACTTCAGTTAACTGGCATAAACGTCTTGATTGTTGTGGCGGTGGTTTTTCGATTTCGCGCACCGATTCAGTGATTCGTCTTTCGCGTGCAATTATTGATGATGCAGCAGCAGCCGGGGCAGATGCTATTGTTGTTGGTTGCCCCATGTGCCAATCAAATCTCGATTTACGCCAGCGCGCTATGAAGCGTGCTGATAGCCCAATACCGATACTTTATATTACTCAGTTAGTAGGTTTGGCGTTAGCATTGAGCCCAAAAAATCTCGGGCTAAATCGGCATTTTATTAACACCAAAGCAGTTAGCGATCGTAAATTTAGTAATGACACCGACGTTGCTAAATCTGCAGCAGGGGGGCAAAGCTAATGGCACGCGTCGGTGTTTTTGTTTGTCATTGTGGTGAAAATATTGCAAGCACGGTTGACTGTGCGCAGGTAGCCGACACCTTAAGTAAATTACCTGGTGTAGTACATTCGGTAGATTACAAATATATGTGCTCAGATCCAGGGCAACAGCTAATTAAGCAGGCCATACATGAAAAAAATCTTGATAGAGTAGTGGTCGCAGCCTGCTCACCACATATGCATGAAAAGACTTTTCGTAAAACCGTAGCGACCGCGGGCATTAATCCATTTTTATGCGAACTCGCTAATATTCGTGAGCATTGTGCATGGATCCATCACGACCGTGAAGCCGCGACTGCTAAAGCAATTGATCTCGCCCGCTTTATCGTAGAAAAGGTAAAACATAACCGTCCGCTAAAGGCGATTAGCATTCCGGTTGAAAGACGTGCCTTAGTAATCGGTGGCGGTATTGCTGGTATTCAAGCAGCGCTTGACATTGCTGATGGTGGTCGCGAGGTAGTGCTAGTAGAAAAAGAGCCGTCACTTGGCGGTCATATGAGCCAGCTTTCAGAAACTTTTCCCACGCTTGATTGCTCGCAATGTATTTTAACTCCCCGCATGGTTGAGGTTTATCAACACCCTCGTATTAAATTGCTGGCTTATAGTGAAGTTGAAGCGGTTGATGGCTATATTGGTAACTTCACTGTTAAAATACGTAAAAAAGCTCGTGGTGTTGATCCCGAACTTTGTAATGGCTGTGGTGAATGTCAAAAAGTTTGCCCTAGTAAACGTATAGCGAGCGAGTTTGATGTCGGCTTAGGCAAACGAACCGCTATTTATGTACCTTTTCCACAAGCAGTACCAAATATACCGGTTATTGATAAAAACAAGTGTGCTTATATGCTGGCGCAAGCGCGTGGTGCTAAAAAGTTAGCTTGTGGCAAATGTGCCGAAGTTTGTGGTCGTAATGCGATTAATTTTGCCCAACAAGACGAAATAGTTGAAGAACAAGTGGGCGCCATTATCGTTGCCACGGGCTATAAATTATATTCAATTGCTAAAGAACAATCTAACCCCGCCATTAAAGGTTATGGTGAATATGGCTACGGGAATATACCCGATGTAATTGATGGTATGCAGTTTGAACGCCTTGCATCAGCGTCGGGTCCAACTGGCGGTAAAATATTACGACCATCAGATAATAAAGAACCCAAAACCGTCGCCTTTTTACAGTGTATTGGTTCGCGTGATCCGCAAAAGGGTATTAATTATTGCAGTAAGATCTGCTGCATGTACACCGCCAAACACACCATGCTTTATCATCATAAAGTTCATGGTGGCCGCGCCTTTGTTTTTTATATGGATATCCGTGCTGGCGGTAAAGGTTATGATGAATTTACTCGCCGAGCTATTGAAGAGAATGAGGCCATTTATATTCGTGGCCGTGTATCCAAATTATATCGCGAGGGTGAAGTAATTAAAGTACATGGTGTTGATACTTTAAGTGGTGAGCCAATTGTTATTGATGCTGATATGGTAGTTTTAGCTACCGCAATGCAATCGCAGACAGAAAGCACAGCCTTAGCACAAAAATTATCCATTTCATCTGATCGTTATGGTTTTATTAACGAGGCGCATCCAAAATTGCGACCGGTTGAAACTAGCACCGCTGGTATTTATGTCGCTGGTGCTTGTCAAGCCCCGCGTGATATTCCTGATTCTGTTGCAATGGCCAGTGCAGCAGCGGCTAAAGTTTTGTCGCTATTTTCTGCTGAGACTTTAGAGCGAGAACCTTTAGTAGCTCAGGTTAACGCGAATAATTGTACTGGTTGTTTTCATTGTGAGCGAGTTTGTCCATATGGCGCAGTTACTCATCAAGAGATACGCAACAAAAAAGGAGAGCTACTCAAGACCGTAGCTTTAGTGCGAGAAGGCGTATGTCAAGGGTGTGGCACTTGCCAAGCAACTTGTCCGAGTAAGGCAGTCGAACTTGCAGGTTGCACTGACGAACAAATTTTTGCAGCGATTAATGCCTTTTAAAGGTTGTCTCATAAGGAGCTGTTATGAGTACATCACCTGCACCACAAATAGACGCACCAAGAAGCGGCAGCGCGCCAACAAATTTTGAGCCGCGCATTATCGCTTATGTGTGCAACTGGTGCACTTATACTGGTGCAGATTTGGCTGGTACCAGCCGTTTACCAATGGCTGCAAATGTTCGTATCGTGCGGTTTCCCTGTACCGGTCGTATTGATCCGATTTTTATTATGAAGGCATTCGAGCGTGGTGCTGATGGCGTTATAGTTAGTGGATGTCATCCTGCCGACTGCCATTACAATGCTGGTAATTATCATGCACGGCGCCGTTTTGCTGTGGCGCGTGAATTGATGATTTTTTTAGGTATCGATCCTGCACGTATTACCTTCGCTTGGGTTTCGGCCTCTGAAGGCAATAAATGGGCTGAGTTAGTAAATGAAACCACCGAGCGTCTGCGTGCTATTGGTCCTTTTAAAGATTACCAGGCATTGCGGTCTTAGGTAGGTGTGGCAAGGAGATAGGTAATGCAGCAACTAATAGAGGTAGCACGTCAGTTGTTGACTGACAAAGTTGTTGATGTGGTGATTGGTTACGAGCAAGGGGCCTTTGGGGTTCGACCTGCTTTTATTAGTGATGTGGCTAGTTGTGCACAATTAATTTTTGACAATCGTTGTGTTCATAATTTGGTTAGCTATTTATCACCACGGCGCACTCATCTTGCTCACTTTCAAAGAAAAGCTATCGTAGCTAAAGGCTGTGATATTCGCGCGATTGCCGCTTTGGTGCGTGAGGGGCAACTAAAGCGTGAACAAATTATTATTATTGCACCTCGCTGTGGTGGCGTTGGTCGTAACGCCTCATTAAATAAACCACAGCAACTTGAGGTAAATACAGTGGCACCGCGTTGTGCTAATTGCACAGTGCGTGAACCACGGGCAGCTAGTGCAAAAGATACAGCAGAGCACAAAGAAATACTGGCTGATTATGTAGTGGGAGAGGTACAAGCGCCACCGCCAATTGCCGTCGATCGCGATGCACGGATAAACGCACTTGATGCAATGAGCATACAAGAGCGTTGGCAATATTGGCAGGGTGAGCTTGAGCGTTGTATTCGTTGTCATGCATGTCGCGAAGTATGCCCAACTTGTTTTTGTGTGCAGTGTTTAGCTGATAAGACACAACCACAATGGATCGAAAGTTCACCCCACGCGCGTGGCAATCTTATGTGGCAATTTAATCGCATGATGCATCAAGCCGGGCGTTGCGTTGATTGTGGCGAATGCGAACGTGCTTGCCCGGTTGGTATTCCATTGAGTTTATTAGTAGGCAAAATGGCTAAAGTAGTTAAAGAACGTTTCGATTATCAAGTGAGTTCTGATCCAACAGTGCCAACTCCGATTGGTACTTATAACCAAGAAGACAAGCAGGAGTTTATCCTGTGACTAGTTATCGTTTTATATCTGAAACAGCATTATCACAGTTACTCAACGATTTGATAGCGCAACAAATTCGGGTGGTGGCGCCGGTGCGTGTTGGTGTTAAGGGCTATGAACGAGTAAAATTATCGCCAATATACGCAACAAGTATAACTAATACAACCAACCAATCTATCGCCACCGTAGCGAATGTCGATTTTACTAGTCCTCTTACAAATAGTTCGATTAAACCTTACTTTTTACCACCCACCGAAGTTTTGCTTAAATGGCAGCAGAATCAAGGTGATATTGAGCTTAAGCAAGCAGATACAAAAGCAGCACCAACAGTTATAGTTGGTGCGCATCCTTGTGATGTTGCAGCTATTGATAAACTTGATAAGGTTATGAGTTGGGGTTTGCGCGATGAGCTTTGGTTTAAGCGTCGTGAAGCTACTACTATTATTAGTTTTACTTGCACTGAAGTAGATGACGCTTGTTTTTGCACTGCTGTAGGTTTAGAACCAGCTAGTCGTCGCGGCGCTGATTTGCTATTTACTAAAGTAGACGATGGTTTTCAGGTTGAGGTGTTAACCAAGAAGGGTGAAGCCTTAATTAATGCCCACTCTGCTAAATTTGCTGCCAGCGACGAAGATAAAACCAAAGCAGCTACTGCACTGCAAAATACAATTAAAGAGCGTGTGATTGGTAATTTACAAGCAGATATCAATGGTATGCAACAATGGTTGCAATCTCATTTTGATGATGACATCTGGCAGCAGATAGCACTGCGCTGTCACGGTTGTGGCGTATGCGCTTTTATCTGTCCGAGCTGTCATTGTTTTGACATTGTTGATGAACCACAAAGTAATTTGCAAGGCGAGCGTCGGCGTAATTGGGATACATGCCAAACTGCTCTTTTTACTTTGCATGGTTCGGGGCATAATCCCCGTAGTAATCAAAACGCTCGTTATCGTCAGCGGGTAACTCATAAGTTCTCAATTTACCCACAACGGTTTGATGAAATTTTATGCACGGGTTGCGGTCGTTGCGTGCGTGCTTGTCCAGGCGGCATCGATCTTCGTGAAGTGCTCAACAACATAAATAAAAGTATAAATGCAACAGTTTAAATAGAGGCAAGGCATGAATCTGTACGCGCCACATTTAATGCGCATTGATGAAATAATTGATGAAACACCTGACACCCGCACTTTGCGCCTGAGTTTTAAATCGTCAGAAGTTGCCAAAGAGTTTTCATTTTTAACCGGCCAATTTGGCGAGTATTCAGTGTTTGGCGCCGGTGAATGCACATTTTGTATTGCTTCAGCGCCGACCCGCAAAGAATACATTGAATGTAGTTTTAAAGCGGTCGGCAAAGTAACTAAAGCCATGCGTGAGCTTAATGTTGGTGACATTATGGGTTTTCGCGGGCCATATGGTAATAATTTTCCTATTGAGCAAATGCGCGGTAAAAACATAGTGTTCATTGGTGGCGGTATTGGACTGGCGCCGGTGCGCAGCGTTATTTGGAATGTATTAGATCGTCGCGATGAATTTAAAGATATAACTATTATTTATGGTGCTCGTAGCGTTAATGATTTGGTATATAAACGTGAGCTTCAAGAGTGGTCGCAGCGCCGTGATGTTACTTTAAGGCAAGCGGTTGACCCAGGTGGCGAAACCCCTGATTGGCAAGGTGAAGTTGGTTTTGTGCCAAATATAGTTAGTAAAGCGGCACCTTCTGCCAATGATAGTTATGCGATCGTGTGTGGTCCGCCAATAATGATTAAGTTTACTATCCCAGCGTTAAGAGAGCTCGGTTTTGCCCCTGAGCAAATTTACACTACGCTTGAAAATCGGATGAAATGTGGGATTGGCAAATGCGGCCGTTGCAATATCGGCCCGGTTTATGTGTGCAAAGACGGCCCGGTGTTTAGCGCAAAAGATTTAGAGAAATTGCCGCAAGATTTTTAGGTTAGTTATAATTTATTTTAACTATGTAAACATATAGGGAATACGCACCCCTGGATCATTATCAGGAAAGTCACGAGTGTTGCGAGTAACAAGTAAACAGTTGTGTGTTTTCGCGGTTGCCCAAATAATGGCGTCGGGTAAACGGATTTTAAAGTTGCGTCGTAGTGTGATAGCTTGTTCTGCCACAGCCATATCAATTGCAATTATATTAAAAGATTGCAGAAAATCTTGTAGTAATATTTGTTCTTCGGGGTTTTGCGCACCAACTAGGATTTCCATCCAGGTAATAAGACTAATGCATGGATAATCATAACGAGTGATTTCGTCTTTAGCGGCATTAACCCCATTTAAAAAATCAATTAAAATATTGGTATCTAAAATTGCCTTCAATGCTGCTCCCATTCATTACGTAAGCTATCTTCATAGTCACGTGCGTTAATGTCGCGATTTTTCCATAAACCAAAGACTTTGTCCGGTGCGGCAATTTGTGTTTGCTGAAT
The Deltaproteobacteria bacterium genome window above contains:
- a CDS encoding CoB--CoM heterodisulfide reductase iron-sulfur subunit A family protein, producing the protein MARVGVFVCHCGENIASTVDCAQVADTLSKLPGVVHSVDYKYMCSDPGQQLIKQAIHEKNLDRVVVAACSPHMHEKTFRKTVATAGINPFLCELANIREHCAWIHHDREAATAKAIDLARFIVEKVKHNRPLKAISIPVERRALVIGGGIAGIQAALDIADGGREVVLVEKEPSLGGHMSQLSETFPTLDCSQCILTPRMVEVYQHPRIKLLAYSEVEAVDGYIGNFTVKIRKKARGVDPELCNGCGECQKVCPSKRIASEFDVGLGKRTAIYVPFPQAVPNIPVIDKNKCAYMLAQARGAKKLACGKCAEVCGRNAINFAQQDEIVEEQVGAIIVATGYKLYSIAKEQSNPAIKGYGEYGYGNIPDVIDGMQFERLASASGPTGGKILRPSDNKEPKTVAFLQCIGSRDPQKGINYCSKICCMYTAKHTMLYHHKVHGGRAFVFYMDIRAGGKGYDEFTRRAIEENEAIYIRGRVSKLYREGEVIKVHGVDTLSGEPIVIDADMVVLATAMQSQTESTALAQKLSISSDRYGFINEAHPKLRPVETSTAGIYVAGACQAPRDIPDSVAMASAAAAKVLSLFSAETLEREPLVAQVNANNCTGCFHCERVCPYGAVTHQEIRNKKGELLKTVALVREGVCQGCGTCQATCPSKAVELAGCTDEQIFAAINAF
- a CDS encoding type II toxin-antitoxin system VapC family toxin, encoding MGAALKAILDTNILIDFLNGVNAAKDEITRYDYPCISLITWMEILVGAQNPEEQILLQDFLQSFNIIAIDMAVAEQAITLRRNFKIRLPDAIIWATAKTHNCLLVTRNTRDFPDNDPGVRIPYMFT
- a CDS encoding hydrogenase iron-sulfur subunit — translated: MSTSPAPQIDAPRSGSAPTNFEPRIIAYVCNWCTYTGADLAGTSRLPMAANVRIVRFPCTGRIDPIFIMKAFERGADGVIVSGCHPADCHYNAGNYHARRRFAVARELMIFLGIDPARITFAWVSASEGNKWAELVNETTERLRAIGPFKDYQALRS
- a CDS encoding FAD/NAD(P)-binding protein, which codes for MNLYAPHLMRIDEIIDETPDTRTLRLSFKSSEVAKEFSFLTGQFGEYSVFGAGECTFCIASAPTRKEYIECSFKAVGKVTKAMRELNVGDIMGFRGPYGNNFPIEQMRGKNIVFIGGGIGLAPVRSVIWNVLDRRDEFKDITIIYGARSVNDLVYKRELQEWSQRRDVTLRQAVDPGGETPDWQGEVGFVPNIVSKAAPSANDSYAIVCGPPIMIKFTIPALRELGFAPEQIYTTLENRMKCGIGKCGRCNIGPVYVCKDGPVFSAKDLEKLPQDF
- a CDS encoding 4Fe-4S dicluster domain-containing protein, with amino-acid sequence MQQLIEVARQLLTDKVVDVVIGYEQGAFGVRPAFISDVASCAQLIFDNRCVHNLVSYLSPRRTHLAHFQRKAIVAKGCDIRAIAALVREGQLKREQIIIIAPRCGGVGRNASLNKPQQLEVNTVAPRCANCTVREPRAASAKDTAEHKEILADYVVGEVQAPPPIAVDRDARINALDAMSIQERWQYWQGELERCIRCHACREVCPTCFCVQCLADKTQPQWIESSPHARGNLMWQFNRMMHQAGRCVDCGECERACPVGIPLSLLVGKMAKVVKERFDYQVSSDPTVPTPIGTYNQEDKQEFIL
- a CDS encoding 4Fe-4S dicluster domain-containing protein, whose protein sequence is MTSYRFISETALSQLLNDLIAQQIRVVAPVRVGVKGYERVKLSPIYATSITNTTNQSIATVANVDFTSPLTNSSIKPYFLPPTEVLLKWQQNQGDIELKQADTKAAPTVIVGAHPCDVAAIDKLDKVMSWGLRDELWFKRREATTIISFTCTEVDDACFCTAVGLEPASRRGADLLFTKVDDGFQVEVLTKKGEALINAHSAKFAASDEDKTKAATALQNTIKERVIGNLQADINGMQQWLQSHFDDDIWQQIALRCHGCGVCAFICPSCHCFDIVDEPQSNLQGERRRNWDTCQTALFTLHGSGHNPRSNQNARYRQRVTHKFSIYPQRFDEILCTGCGRCVRACPGGIDLREVLNNINKSINATV
- a CDS encoding CoB--CoM heterodisulfide reductase iron-sulfur subunit B family protein gives rise to the protein MKIGYFPGCSLHATAREFDESLRAIAPTLDLDLTEIEDWACCGATSAHATNHLLSIALPARTLALAEAQQHQQVLAPCAACYNRLATAHHQVAKDAALAQKVNKVLERPFNNTVAVRSIAQILHELIPTIKSKVKTPLKDLKVACYYGCLLVRPPHLDNSDDAEQPHSLEEIVTATGATSVNWHKRLDCCGGGFSISRTDSVIRLSRAIIDDAAAAGADAIVVGCPMCQSNLDLRQRAMKRADSPIPILYITQLVGLALALSPKNLGLNRHFINTKAVSDRKFSNDTDVAKSAAGGQS
- a CDS encoding CopG family transcriptional regulator encodes the protein MRTIVDIPSEHLKPLKDICRRLKISRAEAIRKAITKYIQQTQIAAPDKVFGLWKNRDINARDYEDSLRNEWEQH